The Papaver somniferum cultivar HN1 chromosome 3, ASM357369v1, whole genome shotgun sequence genome includes a region encoding these proteins:
- the LOC113359050 gene encoding heavy metal-associated isoprenylated plant protein 39-like, whose protein sequence is MQKIIVSLDLQDDGCKQKVMKSVSGISGVDLVSIDMKDKKLTVIGDVDAILIVKKLRRHCHVRIDFVGPAKEPEKKKEEPKKSKNPPANQIVDLAYRDYNPHLNAHYYDPHMTIHYQSIEENPNACVIC, encoded by the exons ATGCAG AAAATCATAGTTTCCCTGGATTTACAAGACGACGGATGCAAACAGAAGGTGATGAAATCAGTTTCTGGTATCTCAGGGGTTGATTTGGTGTCTATAGATATGAAGGACAAGAAATTAACGGTAATTGGAGATGTTGACGCAATACTTATCGTCAAAAAACTGAGAAGACATTGTCATGTAAGAATAGATTTTGTTGGGCCGGCAAAAGAaccagaaaagaagaaagaagaaccgAAGAAAAGCAAAAATCCGCCTGCTAATCAAATAGTTGATCTTGCTTATAGAGACTATAATCCTCATTTGAATGCACATTATTATGATCCTCATATGACTATACATTACCAGAGTATTGAAGAAAATCCTAATGCCTGTGTTATTTGTTGA